A single genomic interval of Pyruvatibacter sp. HU-CL02332 harbors:
- a CDS encoding DNA cytosine methyltransferase — MHSVELFAGAGGLELGISKAGFRPIGIVERDRWCCDTIRENINAGIGSVRKWPEPIESDVRVLDFRDFESKADLVSGGPPCQPFSLAGRHQADADQRDMWTEAVRAVREIKPKAFIFENVKGLTRATFNEYFSYIQHQLRYPMIEQANGEAWSDHMRRLEQHHSSSPHHDEDLVYNLLPRVLNAADYGVPQRRERVVIVGFRADLNVTWSFPAPTHSIDSLLWQQKTGEYWEKHQVASKDRQMARQFAKRADRIDKAPKSKPWRTVRDALVGLEEPIADPSQSQGFADHKFQPGAKSYPGHTGSPLDLPAKTLKAGVHGVPGGENMLARRNGTVRYFTVRESARLQTFPDEFVFHGAWSEVMRQLGNAVPVELAHVVARHVAKSLKARSSQ; from the coding sequence ATGCATTCAGTCGAATTGTTCGCAGGAGCGGGAGGCTTAGAACTTGGCATCAGCAAGGCAGGCTTCCGCCCGATTGGAATAGTCGAAAGGGATCGTTGGTGCTGCGACACGATTCGGGAAAACATAAATGCGGGCATTGGTTCGGTACGTAAATGGCCCGAACCTATTGAGAGCGATGTTCGCGTGCTCGATTTTCGGGATTTCGAGTCCAAAGCCGATCTGGTCAGCGGCGGACCGCCATGCCAACCTTTCTCGCTTGCAGGCAGACATCAGGCCGATGCGGACCAACGGGATATGTGGACCGAAGCCGTACGTGCAGTCAGAGAAATCAAGCCGAAGGCGTTTATCTTCGAAAATGTAAAAGGCCTAACAAGGGCAACCTTCAACGAGTATTTCTCGTACATTCAGCATCAACTTCGATATCCAATGATAGAACAGGCAAATGGCGAAGCTTGGTCTGATCATATGCGCCGCCTCGAGCAGCACCACTCATCCAGCCCTCACCATGATGAAGACTTGGTCTATAATCTGCTGCCACGTGTGCTGAATGCCGCAGACTATGGAGTGCCGCAACGGCGTGAACGAGTAGTTATCGTAGGATTCCGAGCGGACTTAAATGTTACATGGAGTTTTCCGGCCCCCACACACTCCATAGATTCTCTGCTTTGGCAGCAGAAAACTGGTGAGTACTGGGAGAAACACCAAGTCGCGTCAAAAGACAGGCAAATGGCTCGGCAGTTTGCCAAGCGGGCGGATAGAATTGACAAGGCACCGAAATCAAAACCATGGCGGACCGTCAGAGATGCTCTAGTCGGACTAGAAGAGCCTATTGCTGATCCGTCGCAAAGTCAGGGTTTTGCCGATCACAAATTTCAGCCCGGAGCGAAGTCCTACCCAGGACACACCGGTAGCCCGCTAGATCTTCCTGCAAAGACACTAAAAGCCGGTGTGCATGGTGTTCCTGGCGGAGAGAACATGCTAGCGCGTCGCAACGGGACTGTTCGTTACTTTACGGTCAGAGAGAGTGCGCGCCTGCAAACATTTCCCGACGAGTTTGTGTTCCACGGAGCATGGAGCGAGGTAATGAGACAACTCGGAAATGCCGTTCCTGTGGAACTGGCACATGTTGTTGCGAGGCATGTGGCGAAATCGCTCAAAGCGCGCAGTTCACAATGA
- a CDS encoding GIY-YIG nuclease family protein yields the protein MTHYKEFEFDLPEALLERLVNSFEEMDGGPLLSETVADVPNEQGVYQLFLDNQLVYIGKTDADAGLNRRLARHAKKILHRRNLTPSRVSFKAIRVFVFTAMDLESDLIRHYGGTRNVAWNGSGFGSNDPGRRRDTSAVKDNHYDWQFPINIDEEIDFELEPGGSVEDALSRLRLALPYVLRYETQEGGRAAHSELQQATLDPSAGTTSCRLIVEQALSKLPSGWQATALPGYVIIYREDRHYDRAEVISKS from the coding sequence ATGACCCACTACAAAGAGTTCGAGTTTGATTTACCTGAGGCACTTCTAGAGCGGCTTGTAAACTCGTTCGAAGAAATGGATGGCGGGCCGTTGCTCTCAGAGACCGTCGCTGATGTTCCAAATGAGCAAGGCGTTTATCAACTCTTTCTGGACAACCAACTCGTCTACATCGGCAAAACTGATGCAGATGCTGGGTTGAACAGGCGACTCGCCCGACACGCCAAGAAAATCCTACACAGGCGAAATCTCACGCCGAGCCGCGTTTCATTTAAGGCAATCCGAGTGTTCGTTTTTACGGCCATGGATTTGGAAAGTGACCTAATAAGGCACTACGGGGGTACGAGAAACGTGGCGTGGAATGGCAGCGGGTTTGGATCAAATGACCCAGGACGCCGACGTGATACATCCGCCGTGAAAGACAACCATTACGACTGGCAATTCCCAATTAATATTGACGAAGAAATTGATTTTGAATTGGAGCCAGGTGGTTCGGTTGAGGATGCTCTTAGTAGGTTACGACTGGCTTTGCCCTATGTCCTGCGGTATGAGACACAAGAAGGTGGACGGGCCGCACACTCTGAACTCCAACAAGCGACCTTGGACCCCAGCGCAGGCACCACAAGCTGCCGCTTGATTGTTGAACAAGCGCTTTCAAAGCTGCCTTCTGGCTGGCAAGCGACGGCACTACCCGGTTACGTAATTATCTACCGTGAAGACCGGCACTATGACCGGGCTGAAGTCATTTCAAAATCCTGA
- a CDS encoding monovalent cation:proton antiporter-2 (CPA2) family protein codes for MEPDTIAEVARQAAQMATGASGAGHDDHGGGHVAIPYIREIIVFLVASVLLVPLFKWFKASPVLGYLFVGAVIGPFGLAIIDDVQGVSAMAELGVVFLLFMIGLELSVERLKAMRTMVFGLGFAQVLVSGAVIAGAALWWGNSVQASIIIGLCLALSSTAVIMQLLMERGEFASRMGRTSFAILLAQDLAVVPLLMLVTIFAAGENGHVAELVGTALLRAVIAVLLIIFVGRWLVRHLYRMVTWTQSPELFMALTLLAVLGTAWFTGYAGLSMALGAFLAGLLLSETEFRHQVETDIEPFKGLLLGLFFISIGMGIDFGVLASEWSNVLIGVVGLIVLKATILIGLVRAFGLPLTTSLRTGLILSAGGEFAFVGVTAAMGSDIISEPVAQYMLIVAAVSMALTPFLADFGALLKRLIDDRMGAEPIQASEDEARGLDGHVIIAGYGRVGQTVAKMLGDLKHPYMALDLNVPRTRDCRSKGEPVYYGDAAKTDVLERVGADHAGAVVITLDNFAAASRAVEAIRDRWPAIPIFVRAWDMSHSDELFKLGATGVVPETLESSLQLAGQVLESLGTPREAVGDIIMRIRERDYVGLEAPGSDDAKPIPVHPDADDKPGKAAAE; via the coding sequence TTGGAACCCGATACAATCGCGGAAGTTGCCCGTCAGGCAGCTCAGATGGCAACCGGTGCATCCGGTGCGGGTCATGATGACCATGGGGGCGGCCATGTGGCCATTCCCTATATCCGCGAGATCATCGTTTTTCTGGTTGCCAGTGTGCTTTTGGTGCCGCTGTTCAAGTGGTTCAAGGCCAGCCCGGTGCTGGGCTATCTGTTTGTCGGCGCGGTGATTGGTCCTTTCGGGCTTGCCATCATTGATGATGTTCAGGGTGTCTCGGCCATGGCCGAACTGGGCGTCGTCTTCCTTTTGTTCATGATCGGGCTCGAACTCTCTGTCGAGCGGCTCAAGGCCATGCGGACCATGGTGTTCGGCCTGGGCTTTGCGCAGGTGCTGGTGTCCGGGGCGGTTATTGCCGGGGCGGCCCTGTGGTGGGGCAACTCGGTGCAGGCCTCCATCATCATCGGCTTGTGTCTGGCGCTGTCGTCCACAGCAGTCATTATGCAGCTGCTGATGGAGCGCGGGGAATTCGCCTCGCGCATGGGGCGTACGAGCTTTGCCATCCTGCTGGCGCAGGACCTGGCCGTGGTGCCGCTGCTCATGCTGGTGACGATCTTTGCCGCCGGTGAGAACGGCCATGTGGCGGAGCTGGTGGGCACGGCGCTGCTGCGGGCGGTCATCGCGGTCCTTCTCATCATCTTTGTCGGCCGCTGGCTGGTGCGGCATCTCTATCGCATGGTCACCTGGACCCAGAGCCCGGAACTGTTCATGGCGCTGACCCTGCTGGCCGTGCTGGGCACCGCCTGGTTCACCGGCTATGCGGGCCTTTCCATGGCGCTGGGGGCGTTCCTCGCCGGGCTGCTGCTGTCAGAGACCGAGTTCCGCCACCAGGTCGAGACCGATATCGAGCCGTTCAAGGGGCTGTTGCTCGGCCTGTTCTTCATCTCCATCGGCATGGGCATCGACTTTGGCGTGCTGGCCAGCGAATGGTCGAACGTGCTGATCGGTGTCGTCGGCCTGATCGTGCTCAAGGCGACCATTCTGATCGGCCTCGTCCGCGCCTTCGGCCTGCCGCTGACGACCTCCCTGCGCACTGGTCTCATTCTGTCGGCGGGCGGCGAGTTCGCCTTTGTGGGTGTCACCGCCGCCATGGGCTCCGACATCATTTCCGAGCCGGTGGCCCAATACATGCTCATCGTGGCCGCCGTCTCCATGGCGCTGACGCCGTTCCTGGCGGACTTCGGCGCGCTCCTCAAGCGGCTGATTGATGACCGTATGGGCGCTGAACCCATTCAGGCATCTGAAGATGAAGCCCGCGGCCTTGATGGCCATGTGATCATCGCCGGCTATGGCCGCGTCGGGCAGACCGTCGCCAAGATGCTGGGCGACCTCAAGCACCCCTATATGGCGCTTGATCTCAACGTCCCGCGCACCCGCGACTGCCGGTCCAAGGGCGAGCCCGTCTATTATGGCGACGCCGCCAAGACGGACGTGCTCGAGCGTGTCGGCGCTGACCATGCGGGCGCCGTCGTCATCACGCTGGACAATTTCGCCGCCGCATCGCGCGCCGTGGAAGCCATCCGCGACCGCTGGCCGGCCATTCCCATCTTCGTGCGCGCCTGGGACATGTCGCACTCGGACGAACTGTTCAAACTCGGCGCCACCGGCGTTGTGCCGGAGACCCTGGAAAGCTCCCTGCAGCTTGCCGGTCAGGTGCTGGAAAGCCTCGGCACGCCACGCGAAGCCGTGGGCGACATCATCATGCGCATCCGCGAGCGGGACTATGTGGGCCTCGAAGCCCCGGGATCAGACGACGCCAAGCCCATCCCTGTTCATCCGGATGCGGACGATAAGCCCGGCAAGGCGGCGGCTGAATAA
- a CDS encoding calcium/sodium antiporter produces MMYLALAGGLIILLFCGDLLVRGAVALASRFGLHPLVIGLTVVAFGTSAPELMVSLKAALEGAPGISLGNIVGSNVANVLLVLGIPAIIYPTVCNQASIRRNTSMMVGSTMIFVAMCFTGMLTFFDGFILFLLVLAFLGYSGYRAKMSPDDSLDDELEDISGLPERGWAIAAFMLIGLLGLPLGAELVVEGATEIARRFGVSEATIGLTVISIGTSLPELATTLVAAFRKQADVAVGNVIGSNLFNILAIGGITAMVVPLPVPDEFLKFDLWVMLASALLVVPFAFMRATITRLAGAIFTALYVGFIFTVFHIS; encoded by the coding sequence ATGATGTATCTCGCCCTCGCCGGTGGCCTAATCATTCTGCTGTTCTGCGGTGACCTGCTTGTGCGCGGTGCCGTGGCGCTGGCCAGCCGCTTCGGGCTGCATCCGCTGGTGATCGGTCTCACGGTGGTGGCCTTCGGTACGTCGGCACCTGAACTCATGGTGTCCCTCAAGGCAGCGCTCGAAGGCGCGCCGGGCATCTCCCTGGGCAACATTGTCGGCTCCAACGTGGCCAATGTGCTGCTGGTGCTCGGCATTCCGGCCATCATCTACCCCACGGTCTGCAATCAGGCGTCGATCCGCCGTAATACCTCCATGATGGTCGGCTCCACGATGATCTTCGTGGCCATGTGTTTCACCGGCATGCTGACCTTCTTTGATGGGTTCATCCTGTTCCTGCTGGTTCTCGCCTTCCTCGGTTACTCCGGCTACCGCGCCAAAATGTCCCCCGATGACAGCCTCGACGACGAGCTGGAAGACATCTCCGGCCTGCCCGAGCGCGGATGGGCGATTGCAGCCTTCATGCTGATCGGCCTGCTTGGCCTGCCCCTGGGCGCTGAGCTTGTGGTGGAAGGCGCAACAGAGATTGCCCGCCGCTTTGGCGTCTCTGAGGCAACCATCGGCCTGACGGTTATTTCCATCGGCACATCATTGCCGGAGCTTGCCACTACCCTCGTCGCGGCCTTCCGCAAGCAGGCAGACGTGGCCGTGGGCAATGTCATCGGCTCGAACCTGTTCAACATTCTGGCCATTGGCGGCATCACCGCCATGGTGGTGCCGCTGCCGGTCCCCGATGAGTTCCTCAAGTTTGACCTCTGGGTCATGCTGGCGTCAGCCCTGCTGGTCGTACCCTTCGCCTTCATGCGCGCAACCATCACACGGCTGGCCGGTGCAATCTTCACAGCGCTCTATGTCGGCTTCATCTTCACAGTGTTCCACATTTCCTGA
- a CDS encoding SDR family oxidoreductase: MAQTAPRTAIITGGAKRIGKALVQGLAEVGWAVAIHYGASSDDAQALADEINASGGKATTVQCDLASPHVADTIMSAVHKDLGPADLLINSASLFEDDDAQTVSSDSFDAHMAVNLRAPVLLASTFAKQLPDGVDGNIINLIDQRVWRLNPRFLSYTTSKSALWTVTQTLAQSLAPRIRVNGIGPGPTMGNDRQTPEDFAAQASAVPLERGPDIAEFQRAVRFILETPSLTGQMLALDGGQHLAWETPDATGKE; the protein is encoded by the coding sequence ATGGCCCAGACCGCACCGCGAACAGCGATCATTACAGGCGGCGCCAAACGCATCGGCAAGGCGCTGGTGCAGGGCCTTGCGGAAGTCGGATGGGCCGTCGCCATTCACTATGGCGCGTCCAGCGATGATGCGCAGGCTCTGGCCGACGAGATCAATGCCAGCGGCGGCAAGGCGACGACTGTCCAGTGCGATCTGGCAAGTCCGCATGTAGCCGACACCATCATGTCCGCCGTGCACAAGGATCTAGGTCCGGCCGACCTGCTGATCAACAGCGCCTCCCTGTTTGAGGATGACGACGCCCAAACAGTCTCAAGCGACAGCTTCGATGCCCATATGGCGGTCAATCTGCGGGCGCCTGTGCTGCTTGCCAGCACTTTTGCAAAACAGCTGCCGGATGGTGTGGACGGCAACATCATCAACCTGATCGACCAGCGTGTCTGGCGGCTTAACCCGCGCTTCCTGTCCTACACCACGTCAAAGTCAGCCCTGTGGACCGTGACACAGACCCTTGCCCAGTCCCTTGCGCCCCGCATTCGCGTAAATGGCATTGGCCCAGGCCCGACCATGGGAAATGACCGCCAAACCCCTGAGGATTTTGCCGCGCAGGCATCTGCGGTACCGCTCGAACGAGGTCCGGACATAGCTGAGTTTCAGCGCGCGGTGCGCTTTATCCTTGAAACACCCTCTCTGACCGGGCAAATGCTGGCTCTCGACGGTGGACAGCACCTCGCGTGGGAAACCCCCGACGCGACAGGCAAGGAATAG
- the folB gene encoding dihydroneopterin aldolase has protein sequence MTKLATETSGNVTPLRIADAARLTRHVFVRDLRLDAHIGVHRHEEGRAQPIIVNVDLTVTEGEETLNDSLANVVCYERVVNNIKDLVAQGHVRLVETLAESIAEDCFTDERVLAARVRIEKLDAIEEAHSVGIEIERMRPLPQN, from the coding sequence ATGACCAAGTTGGCGACTGAGACCTCAGGTAACGTAACTCCCCTGCGCATTGCAGATGCAGCACGGCTGACCCGCCACGTATTCGTGCGTGACCTCCGGCTCGATGCCCATATCGGCGTTCATCGTCATGAAGAAGGCCGCGCCCAGCCAATTATCGTCAATGTCGACCTGACGGTAACCGAAGGCGAAGAGACCCTGAACGACAGTCTGGCTAATGTGGTCTGCTACGAGCGTGTCGTGAACAACATCAAGGATCTGGTCGCTCAGGGCCATGTCCGCCTGGTGGAAACCCTGGCTGAAAGCATTGCCGAGGACTGCTTCACAGACGAACGGGTGCTCGCAGCACGGGTCCGCATTGAGAAGCTGGACGCTATCGAGGAAGCCCATAGCGTGGGAATCGAAATCGAACGCATGCGCCCTCTGCCCCAGAACTAA
- the uvrC gene encoding excinuclease ABC subunit UvrC — protein sequence MSDTPQTASEKETQKGEEAEAAPLVGADLIADYVTRLPNAPGVYRMFGADGDVLYVGKARSLKKRVTSYTRLIGHTNRIARMITATTAMEFVVTESETEALLLEANLIKQLRPRYNVQLRDDKSFPYILIARDHDVPQILKHRGARSRKGDYFGPFASAGAVNRTLNALQKAFLLRSCSDTVYEARSRPCLLYQIKRCSAPCTGEISGEDYAALVGEADSFLTGKSKKIRERMAQHMEQASSELDFEKAAIYRDRLRALSHIQSRQGINPQTVEEADVFAIHAEGGQACVQVFFFRAGQNWGNRAYFPKHDKDMEAAEILDGFLAQFYEERPAPRLVLLNADVENADLLADALTIKRGRKVAVGRPQRGEKRELVQYAFDNAREALGRRMAESSTQTKLHAGLAEAFAMDAPPERIEVYDNSHISGTNAVGGMVVAGPEGFRKNQYRKFNIKDPDTEPGDDYAMMREVLTRRFARLVKDQAAIDNAEDGETTEPPPDWPDLVLIDGGAGQLSIVQSVFDDLGIDRVTLVGIAKGPDRDAGRERFFMTGKQPFMMEPKSPVLYYLQRLRDEAHRFAIGTHRARRKKAIGKSMLDGIASIGPKRKRALLNHFGSARAVAAAGLADLESVEGISTTVARSIYDHFHEGAK from the coding sequence ATGAGCGACACACCTCAAACAGCGTCAGAAAAAGAGACCCAAAAGGGCGAAGAGGCTGAAGCAGCACCGCTGGTCGGCGCGGACCTGATTGCCGACTACGTCACCCGATTGCCCAATGCCCCGGGCGTCTATCGCATGTTCGGCGCTGATGGGGATGTGCTCTATGTGGGCAAGGCCCGTAGCCTCAAAAAGCGGGTGACCAGCTATACCCGCCTTATCGGCCACACCAACCGCATCGCCCGGATGATCACTGCCACCACCGCCATGGAATTCGTGGTGACGGAAAGTGAAACCGAAGCGCTGCTGCTGGAAGCCAATCTCATCAAGCAGCTGCGCCCGCGCTACAACGTGCAGCTGCGCGACGACAAATCATTTCCCTACATTCTCATTGCCCGCGACCATGACGTGCCGCAAATCCTCAAGCATCGCGGCGCACGCAGTCGCAAGGGTGACTACTTCGGGCCCTTCGCGTCCGCAGGTGCTGTGAACCGCACACTGAACGCCTTGCAAAAGGCGTTTCTTCTGCGGTCCTGCTCGGACACTGTCTATGAAGCCCGCTCCCGGCCCTGCCTGCTCTATCAAATCAAACGCTGCTCAGCCCCCTGCACCGGAGAGATCAGCGGCGAGGACTATGCGGCGCTCGTAGGAGAGGCGGACTCATTCCTCACCGGCAAGAGCAAGAAAATCCGTGAGCGGATGGCACAGCACATGGAGCAAGCCTCCAGTGAACTGGATTTCGAGAAGGCCGCCATCTATCGCGACCGGCTTCGCGCCCTGAGCCACATTCAATCCCGCCAGGGCATCAACCCGCAAACGGTTGAAGAGGCCGACGTGTTTGCGATCCACGCCGAAGGCGGTCAGGCATGTGTGCAAGTCTTCTTCTTCCGCGCGGGGCAGAACTGGGGCAATCGCGCCTACTTCCCCAAGCATGACAAGGACATGGAAGCCGCTGAAATCCTCGATGGATTCCTGGCTCAGTTCTATGAAGAGCGCCCCGCACCACGCCTGGTGCTGCTGAATGCTGACGTGGAAAACGCGGATCTGCTGGCCGATGCGCTGACTATCAAGCGCGGTCGCAAGGTTGCCGTCGGGAGACCGCAGCGCGGCGAGAAGCGTGAGCTCGTGCAATATGCCTTCGACAATGCCCGCGAGGCCCTTGGCCGCCGCATGGCGGAGTCCTCGACCCAGACCAAGCTTCACGCGGGTCTGGCCGAAGCATTTGCCATGGACGCGCCGCCAGAACGCATCGAGGTCTACGACAACAGTCATATCTCCGGCACCAACGCAGTCGGCGGCATGGTCGTCGCAGGCCCTGAGGGCTTTCGCAAAAATCAGTACCGCAAGTTCAACATCAAGGACCCTGACACCGAGCCAGGCGATGACTACGCCATGATGCGCGAAGTCCTGACCCGCCGGTTTGCCCGGCTGGTCAAGGATCAGGCCGCCATCGACAACGCCGAAGATGGTGAAACCACCGAACCACCGCCCGACTGGCCAGACCTGGTGTTGATCGACGGTGGCGCCGGACAGCTCTCAATCGTGCAGTCTGTTTTTGATGATCTGGGGATCGACCGTGTGACCCTGGTCGGCATTGCCAAGGGCCCGGACAGGGACGCCGGGCGCGAACGGTTCTTCATGACTGGCAAGCAGCCCTTCATGATGGAACCCAAGAGCCCCGTGCTCTATTACCTCCAGCGCCTGCGGGACGAAGCCCATCGCTTCGCAATCGGCACTCATCGCGCCCGCCGCAAGAAAGCCATCGGCAAATCGATGCTGGACGGCATCGCGTCCATTGGCCCCAAGCGCAAACGTGCCCTGCTCAACCATTTCGGCTCTGCCAGAGCTGTCGCAGCCGCCGGATTGGCTGACCTTGAGTCTGTTGAAGGCATATCGACCACCGTCGCGCGCTCGATCTATGACCACTTCCATGAAGGGGCCAAATAG
- the pgsA gene encoding CDP-diacylglycerol--glycerol-3-phosphate 3-phosphatidyltransferase yields MSSDPTTPSRVDSVAWTLPNILTYARIALVPVLVATFFISGEMGRWIAVCIFIAASVTDYIDGYIARAWQQQSSLGTMLDPIADKLLVSAALLLLAANETIAGISLFAAVIILSREILVSGLREFLATVQVSVPVTQLAKWKTAIQMTAVTFLLCGPEGRELFWFSSELGIVLLWLAAMLTLYTGYDYFRAGMHHVIAADDKDDT; encoded by the coding sequence ATGTCGAGTGACCCCACCACACCTTCACGCGTCGACTCTGTCGCCTGGACACTGCCAAACATCCTCACCTATGCGCGGATTGCGCTGGTGCCGGTGCTTGTTGCCACGTTCTTCATCTCCGGTGAGATGGGCCGATGGATCGCAGTCTGCATCTTCATTGCCGCGAGTGTGACGGACTATATCGACGGCTACATCGCCCGCGCCTGGCAGCAGCAATCGAGCCTCGGCACCATGCTGGACCCGATCGCCGACAAGCTTCTGGTGTCCGCTGCACTGTTGTTGCTGGCAGCCAACGAAACCATTGCCGGCATCAGCCTGTTTGCTGCCGTCATTATTTTGTCGCGCGAGATTCTCGTCTCCGGCCTGCGGGAGTTTCTGGCAACGGTTCAGGTGAGCGTGCCGGTTACACAACTGGCCAAGTGGAAGACCGCCATTCAGATGACAGCTGTGACGTTCCTGCTGTGCGGTCCTGAAGGCCGGGAGCTGTTCTGGTTCAGCTCGGAACTGGGCATTGTCCTCTTGTGGCTTGCAGCCATGCTGACGCTCTATACGGGCTATGACTATTTCCGGGCCGGCATGCATCACGTGATTGCAGCCGATGACAAGGATGACACCTAG
- the moaD gene encoding molybdopterin converting factor subunit 1 — MSAEVTVLYFARLREAVGTPEEHIALPDGVTTAGHLLAHLAANDDQKHAAFDGLDIKIAVNQEQATPDTPIKGGDEVALFPPVTGG, encoded by the coding sequence ATGAGTGCAGAAGTCACAGTCCTGTACTTCGCACGTCTGCGCGAAGCTGTCGGCACCCCGGAAGAGCACATTGCGCTGCCCGATGGTGTGACCACCGCCGGTCATCTGCTGGCGCACCTTGCTGCCAACGACGACCAGAAGCACGCAGCCTTTGACGGTCTGGACATCAAGATTGCCGTCAATCAGGAACAGGCAACACCCGACACGCCCATCAAGGGTGGCGACGAAGTGGCCCTGTTCCCCCCTGTAACCGGCGGCTGA
- a CDS encoding molybdenum cofactor biosynthesis protein MoaE: MPVRIQSHAFDAGAELMALTNGRPDIGASVTFVGQVRELTGGKSLHTMTLEHYPAMAQAELERIEAEARVRFEVQDIEVIHRFGDLSPGDPIVLVIATSASRQPAFDAANFIMDFLKTNAPFWKKEHDAEGSHWVDAKSSDDAATQRWQK; the protein is encoded by the coding sequence ATGCCGGTGCGCATTCAATCCCACGCCTTTGATGCCGGTGCCGAACTCATGGCATTGACCAACGGACGGCCAGATATCGGGGCCAGCGTCACATTCGTAGGGCAGGTCCGCGAACTCACCGGCGGCAAGTCACTGCATACCATGACGCTTGAGCACTACCCGGCCATGGCTCAGGCAGAACTTGAACGCATCGAGGCGGAAGCCAGGGTGCGCTTTGAGGTGCAGGACATCGAAGTCATTCATCGCTTCGGTGATCTGTCGCCCGGCGACCCGATTGTGCTGGTGATTGCAACGTCTGCATCGCGGCAACCAGCATTCGACGCTGCGAACTTCATCATGGATTTTTTGAAAACCAACGCGCCGTTCTGGAAGAAGGAACATGACGCGGAAGGCAGCCACTGGGTGGATGCGAAATCAAGCGATGACGCAGCCACCCAGCGCTGGCAAAAATAG